Proteins from a genomic interval of Candidatus Fokinia cryptica:
- a CDS encoding ribonucleoside-diphosphate reductase subunit alpha, whose protein sequence is MNTIIKQRKFDVNIDLRRNERLTEFSRTVMKDRYLIGNETPQDLYSRVASYYASDREHAQRLYDYMSLGYFSPPTPVLSSGGTTRGYPVSCFLNEVPDSLDGILDTIHENGKLSAGGGGIGTYWGHVRSIGEKISGKGRTSGIMPFLKVSDSAVLAVSQGSLRRGSAAAYLQDSHPEIREFIDAKKLVGSGDLHRKFINLYHGVLLTDDFMKAMIDGGDWHLRSPATGEIIRTVKAREIWIQLLISRLETGVPYIIFIDSVNKQRPDIYKKLQLEVKLSNLCTEIVLSTGKDYNSKVRTAVCVLSSVNLADYEKWKDNDRFIHDILLFLDNVVEDFIDSAKNSPWHQNAVYAASQERSLSLGVMGWHDFLQQKGVPFNSELAKTYNEEIFSHIKKKSEIASTEIAKQRGACPDAEKAGVMKRFVHITGIAPTASISILNSNTSPCIEPWQANCIAHKTLSGTHYVQNKNLAKLLEEKRQNLPEIWTSIMANDGSVSHLPFLSQEEKEIFKTAFEIDQMCLIEQAAARQQYICQAQSLNLFLSPDVDKTYLHNLHKRAWELGIKSLYYLRSHSLKSVKISHSEQSSNIVQLEMNIGARKLSSTTDECDVCQ, encoded by the coding sequence ATGAACACTATCATCAAGCAACGTAAGTTTGACGTTAATATAGATTTACGTCGCAACGAAAGACTGACAGAGTTCTCTCGTACCGTGATGAAAGATAGATACTTGATAGGTAATGAAACACCACAAGATTTATACTCAAGAGTAGCATCGTATTACGCATCTGATAGAGAACATGCTCAAAGATTATATGATTATATGAGCTTGGGGTATTTTTCACCTCCTACTCCGGTATTATCTAGTGGTGGTACTACTAGGGGATATCCAGTCTCATGTTTTCTGAACGAAGTTCCGGATAGTTTAGATGGAATATTAGATACAATACATGAAAATGGCAAACTCTCAGCAGGAGGAGGGGGGATAGGTACTTACTGGGGACATGTACGTTCTATAGGAGAGAAAATTAGTGGTAAGGGTCGTACATCTGGCATAATGCCATTTCTTAAAGTGTCGGATTCAGCAGTATTAGCTGTATCACAAGGAAGCTTAAGAAGAGGAAGTGCAGCCGCATATTTACAAGATTCACACCCTGAAATCAGGGAATTTATCGATGCTAAAAAATTAGTAGGAAGTGGGGATTTGCACAGAAAATTTATCAATCTTTATCACGGAGTGCTTTTAACAGATGATTTTATGAAAGCAATGATTGATGGAGGTGATTGGCATCTCAGAAGTCCAGCTACCGGAGAGATAATACGTACTGTAAAAGCACGTGAGATATGGATACAGTTACTCATAAGCAGACTTGAAACAGGAGTGCCATATATCATTTTCATAGATAGCGTAAATAAACAACGTCCTGATATTTATAAAAAACTACAGTTAGAAGTAAAACTTTCCAATTTATGCACCGAAATAGTTCTTTCGACCGGAAAAGACTATAACAGTAAAGTGAGAACAGCGGTATGTGTTTTATCTTCAGTTAATTTAGCAGATTATGAAAAATGGAAAGATAATGATAGATTTATACACGATATACTGCTCTTTCTCGATAATGTAGTAGAGGATTTTATAGATTCCGCTAAAAACTCCCCATGGCATCAGAATGCTGTTTATGCTGCCTCTCAAGAACGAAGCTTAAGCCTTGGCGTGATGGGATGGCACGATTTTCTTCAACAAAAAGGAGTTCCATTCAATTCAGAACTGGCTAAAACATACAACGAAGAGATCTTTTCTCATATAAAGAAAAAGTCCGAAATTGCATCTACTGAAATTGCCAAACAAAGAGGAGCTTGCCCAGATGCAGAAAAAGCCGGAGTAATGAAAAGGTTTGTTCACATAACTGGCATAGCACCAACAGCCTCTATATCTATCCTCAATAGTAATACGTCACCATGTATAGAACCATGGCAAGCAAATTGTATCGCTCATAAAACATTATCAGGAACACATTACGTACAAAATAAGAATCTCGCAAAATTGCTAGAAGAAAAACGCCAAAATCTTCCTGAAATATGGACTTCTATTATGGCAAATGATGGCTCTGTATCTCACTTACCATTCCTATCGCAAGAAGAAAAAGAAATTTTTAAAACAGCATTTGAGATAGATCAAATGTGTTTGATAGAACAAGCTGCAGCAAGACAACAATACATATGCCAAGCACAATCTCTAAATCTGTTCTTATCACCAGATGTAGATAAGACCTATCTCCATAATCTCCACAAGAGAGCTTGGGAGTTAGGTATAAAATCTCTTTACTATCTTAGATCTCATTCACTTAAGAGTGTCAAAATTTCCCATTCAG
- a CDS encoding lysophospholipid acyltransferase family protein has product MQEIKKNSFSMVFVRTCLFYLTLFIWTFMITVAFSPIFISATLKKVAKQRIGVIWAFGVMTLLRLICGVRYRVLYDDISIVNEKRILIGSRHESPWETMFFFTVFKKLSFVVKEELLKIPFYGWYLEVLDMIPIKRNHGMGALRKVIRGAERNLENGGSFLIFPEGTRVPHGVVADCKHGIYAVYKNIVQKFGDVPLVPVALDSGKLWKRDQFRIEPGLITVRIHSRLLPNLSQEEFIKTLQKRINSI; this is encoded by the coding sequence ATGCAAGAAATAAAAAAGAATAGCTTCAGTATGGTATTTGTAAGAACTTGCTTATTTTACCTTACGCTTTTCATTTGGACATTTATGATTACCGTAGCTTTTTCTCCAATCTTTATATCTGCTACCCTTAAAAAAGTAGCAAAGCAAAGAATTGGTGTTATATGGGCGTTCGGAGTGATGACGCTTTTGCGATTAATTTGTGGAGTGAGATATCGAGTATTGTATGATGATATTTCTATAGTAAATGAAAAAAGAATACTTATCGGTTCTAGGCATGAATCGCCATGGGAAACGATGTTTTTTTTTACTGTATTTAAAAAATTATCGTTTGTTGTAAAAGAAGAGTTGCTGAAAATCCCATTTTATGGATGGTATTTAGAAGTACTAGATATGATTCCAATAAAGAGAAATCATGGAATGGGTGCATTGCGAAAGGTAATAAGAGGTGCTGAGAGAAATTTGGAAAATGGTGGTAGTTTTTTAATTTTCCCAGAAGGTACAAGAGTACCTCATGGTGTTGTTGCCGATTGCAAGCATGGAATATATGCTGTGTACAAAAATATCGTACAGAAATTTGGAGATGTACCACTTGTTCCAGTTGCCCTGGATTCTGGTAAATTGTGGAAAAGAGATCAATTTAGAATTGAACCAGGGCTCATCACCGTAAGAATACATAGTAGGCTACTGCCCAATCTATCTCAGGAGGAGTTTATAAAAACTTTACAGAAAAGAATAAACTCAATTTAA
- a CDS encoding protein-export chaperone SecB: MENSDKAAIPSKEQQMPMLDVRFQFLKDLSFESNGHYITSELPIQQDIRVSFNVNVISFEVQNLYDVVLSCKIESMFEEQLVYVIELQYGARVMLSEHISEYERDIMLFVTTPTLLFPYVRNIVSETVCLGSYPTLLLAPFDFAALYARNKKE, from the coding sequence ATGGAAAATAGTGATAAAGCAGCAATTCCTTCAAAGGAACAGCAAATGCCTATGCTAGATGTGCGATTTCAGTTCTTAAAAGACTTATCATTCGAGAGTAATGGTCATTATATTACTTCTGAATTGCCTATACAGCAGGATATCAGAGTGTCGTTTAACGTAAACGTGATATCATTCGAAGTGCAAAATTTGTATGATGTAGTGCTAAGTTGTAAGATAGAATCGATGTTTGAAGAGCAATTAGTATATGTTATTGAATTACAATATGGTGCTAGAGTAATGCTCTCTGAACATATATCTGAGTATGAAAGAGATATTATGCTGTTTGTTACAACACCTACTTTACTATTTCCGTATGTGAGGAATATCGTTTCTGAAACCGTATGTCTTGGTTCTTATCCGACTTTACTGCTAGCTCCATTTGATTTTGCAGCGTTGTATGCAAGAAATAAAAAAGAATAG
- a CDS encoding VOC family protein: MNEKHTICWVDIPVENLERAIAFYSAVLNQEVQKISEYNLEFGLLPHVNDNISGCLAIMEDRKPSKNGALIYLNVEGFLNEAVATALKSGGTLLKPVESIGNYGFRAVITDSEGNAIALYSKNMNL, from the coding sequence ATGAACGAAAAACATACCATATGCTGGGTAGATATACCAGTAGAAAATCTAGAACGAGCAATCGCGTTTTACAGTGCAGTTCTCAACCAAGAAGTTCAGAAAATTTCGGAGTATAATCTAGAATTTGGTTTATTACCTCATGTAAATGACAACATTTCCGGTTGCTTAGCCATCATGGAAGATAGAAAACCTTCAAAAAATGGAGCATTAATATATTTAAATGTCGAAGGATTTCTTAATGAAGCAGTAGCAACTGCACTAAAAAGTGGAGGAACTCTTTTAAAACCGGTGGAAAGTATTGGAAATTATGGCTTTAGAGCTGTAATTACAGATAGTGAAGGAAATGCAATCGCACTCTACTCCAAAAATATGAATTTGTAG
- a CDS encoding phage portal protein, producing the protein MLSRISKMLHTKSSLKPSGSSYIYQLGKPVWSNRRYEEFAKAYTENVIVHRAIKMIANTAASIPIKLYQSSNKGDILLHTHPILELLKNPNSEQNGTDFLESLYTYRLISGNAFILGKQGDDQYMNFQTLELLCPSVINVLAGKDGKRAGYRHTIGNSYSDYAISEDGMSDILHIKSFNPLSNWYGLSSIESIAISVDQHNQASIWNQSLLQNGARPSAVLTLQNYVNQEEFERLQESIRNAFTSPDNAGRLLLLEGGLELKSLGFSPQDMDFLESKMCSAREIAIGLGVPPQLLGLPGENKYNNFEQARISFLEQTVIPLVQHTVHHLNKWLIRKTSNFQLKHDATLLSAMADRVHSTWERLEKATFITVNEKRAMLGLEPIAEQEKNKDTKSEC; encoded by the coding sequence ATGCTGTCAAGAATATCTAAAATGTTACATACAAAATCTTCTCTTAAACCTTCTGGCTCTTCCTATATATATCAACTTGGTAAACCAGTCTGGAGCAACAGACGCTATGAAGAATTTGCAAAAGCATATACAGAAAATGTAATAGTACACAGAGCTATTAAGATGATAGCTAACACTGCTGCGAGCATACCGATAAAGCTATATCAATCATCGAATAAAGGAGATATCCTCCTCCATACTCATCCAATTTTAGAATTACTCAAAAATCCTAATTCAGAGCAAAATGGAACAGATTTTTTAGAGTCATTGTACACTTATCGTCTTATTAGTGGAAATGCATTTATTCTTGGAAAACAAGGCGACGATCAGTATATGAATTTTCAAACATTAGAACTTCTATGTCCTAGCGTAATTAATGTTTTGGCTGGAAAAGATGGAAAGCGTGCTGGATATAGACATACAATCGGCAATTCATACAGTGATTATGCAATTAGCGAAGATGGTATGTCTGATATTTTACACATTAAAAGCTTCAATCCACTTTCTAATTGGTATGGACTTTCATCTATTGAGTCTATTGCAATTAGCGTTGATCAACATAATCAAGCAAGTATTTGGAACCAATCACTATTGCAAAACGGGGCACGTCCCAGTGCTGTTTTAACACTTCAAAATTATGTCAATCAAGAAGAATTTGAAAGATTACAAGAATCTATACGAAATGCGTTTACTAGTCCTGATAATGCAGGTAGATTGCTTCTATTAGAAGGAGGCTTGGAGTTAAAAAGTCTCGGTTTTTCTCCTCAAGATATGGATTTTTTGGAATCTAAAATGTGTAGTGCTAGAGAAATAGCAATAGGACTAGGTGTTCCTCCACAATTATTAGGACTTCCAGGCGAAAATAAATATAATAATTTTGAACAAGCTAGAATTTCTTTTCTTGAACAAACTGTAATACCTCTTGTACAACACACTGTACATCATCTCAACAAATGGCTAATTAGGAAAACCTCTAACTTCCAACTTAAGCACGATGCAACTCTTCTAAGTGCAATGGCCGACAGGGTACATTCAACGTGGGAAAGACTGGAAAAAGCTACATTTATTACTGTTAACGAAAAAAGAGCAATGCTTGGATTAGAACCAATAGCAGAACAGGAGAAGAATAAAGATACAAAATCAGAATGTTAG